One Leisingera sp. M658 genomic window carries:
- the betC gene encoding choline-sulfatase, whose amino-acid sequence MSAPNILILMVDQLNGTLFPDGPADWLHAPNLKKLAERSTRFANAYTASPLCAPGRASFMSGQLPSRSGVYDNAAEFRSDIPTYAHHLRRAGYYTCLSGKMHFVGPDQMHGFEDRLTTDIYPADFGWTPDYRKPGERIDWWYHNMGSVTGAGVAETSNQMEYDDEVAYNATAKLYELSRGLDDRPWALTVSFTHPHDPYVARKKYWDLYEDCEHLLPQVPAMDYDDHDPHAQRIFDANDWRSFDISEEDIKRSRRAYFANISYLDDKIGEILNVLETTRQEAIILFVSDHGDMLGERGLWFKMSFYDGSSRVPLMISAPDLPAGLIETPVSTLDVTPTLGALAGVDMAEIEPWTDGQNLVPLATGTERTEPVAIEYAAEASYAPLVSLRYGKWKYNRCALDPDQLFDLEADPHELTNLAADPAHAGTLETLRAKSDARWNLEVFDAEVRASQARRWVVYEALRQGGYYPWDYQPLQKASERYMRNHMDLNTLEENKRFPRGE is encoded by the coding sequence ATGAGTGCCCCGAATATTCTGATCCTGATGGTTGACCAATTGAATGGGACACTTTTCCCGGACGGCCCCGCCGACTGGCTGCATGCTCCGAACCTGAAGAAACTGGCGGAACGCTCGACCCGTTTCGCCAACGCCTATACTGCGTCGCCCTTGTGCGCGCCGGGCCGCGCCTCCTTCATGTCCGGCCAGCTGCCGTCGCGCTCCGGCGTCTATGACAACGCGGCTGAGTTCCGCAGCGACATTCCGACCTACGCCCACCACCTGCGCCGCGCGGGCTACTACACCTGCCTTTCAGGCAAGATGCATTTTGTCGGCCCCGACCAGATGCACGGGTTCGAGGACCGCCTGACCACCGACATTTACCCGGCTGATTTCGGCTGGACCCCGGACTACCGCAAACCCGGTGAACGCATTGACTGGTGGTATCACAACATGGGGAGCGTCACCGGGGCAGGGGTGGCGGAAACCTCCAACCAGATGGAATACGACGACGAGGTCGCCTATAATGCCACTGCCAAGCTTTATGAGCTGTCGCGCGGGCTGGACGACCGTCCCTGGGCGCTGACCGTCAGCTTCACCCACCCGCATGACCCCTATGTGGCGCGCAAGAAATACTGGGATCTGTATGAGGACTGCGAGCATCTGCTGCCGCAGGTCCCGGCAATGGATTACGACGACCACGACCCGCACGCCCAGCGGATCTTTGACGCCAACGACTGGCGCAGCTTCGACATCTCTGAGGAAGACATCAAACGCTCCCGCCGTGCCTATTTCGCCAATATCTCCTATCTGGATGACAAGATCGGCGAGATCCTGAATGTGCTGGAAACCACAAGGCAAGAGGCGATCATCCTGTTTGTCTCCGACCACGGCGACATGCTGGGCGAGCGGGGCCTTTGGTTCAAGATGAGCTTCTATGACGGCTCCTCCCGCGTGCCGCTGATGATCTCGGCACCGGATCTGCCCGCGGGATTGATCGAAACCCCGGTTTCCACACTGGATGTGACCCCGACGCTGGGCGCGCTGGCCGGTGTCGACATGGCTGAAATCGAACCCTGGACCGACGGCCAGAACCTGGTGCCGCTGGCCACCGGCACGGAACGGACCGAACCGGTTGCCATCGAATATGCTGCCGAAGCCTCATATGCGCCGCTGGTGTCGCTCCGCTATGGCAAGTGGAAGTACAACCGCTGCGCGCTGGACCCCGATCAGCTGTTCGATCTGGAGGCCGACCCGCACGAGCTGACCAACCTGGCTGCCGACCCGGCCCATGCCGGAACACTGGAAACCTTGCGCGCCAAATCAGACGCCCGCTGGAACCTGGAGGTCTTCGACGCAGAAGTGCGCGCCAGCCAGGCCCGCCGCTGGGTTGTCTACGAGGCCCTGCGCCAGGGCGGCTACTATCCCTGGGATTACCAGCCGCTGCAAAAGGCCTCCGAGCGTTACATGCGCAACCACATGGATCTCAACACCCTCGAGGAAAACAAACGTTTTCCCCGCGGCGAATAA